Proteins encoded by one window of Thermanaerothrix sp.:
- the leuB gene encoding 3-isopropylmalate dehydrogenase, protein MTYSIALVPGDGIGPDVIHQAVEVLDAVGDRFGHTFNYVELLAGGCAIDATGEPLPADTLEAAKSCDAVLLGAVGGPKWETLPGHLRPERALLGLRAGLGVYANLRPARLLPQLKEACPIKEDVLTASHPEGKATFDLLIVRELTGGLYFGERGRSSDGESAFDTETYSKTEIERVLRAGYRAAAVRRKKLCVVDKANVLESSRLWREVAARVAPEYPDIETTYMYVDNCAMQLVRAPGQFDVIVTSNLFGDILSDEASVLTGSIGMLPSASLGDPDTSNVKNGKPVTMGLYEPIHGSAPDIAGQDVANPLATILSAALLLRYSFGLEKEAQAIEKAVELTLDRGYRTKDIASKGAGLTKEKIVGTVAMGKAVLEALEAVSV, encoded by the coding sequence ATGACCTATTCAATAGCCCTGGTACCGGGGGATGGCATTGGACCGGATGTAATCCACCAGGCGGTGGAAGTCCTTGATGCGGTAGGAGACCGGTTTGGACACACCTTTAATTATGTAGAACTTTTAGCGGGCGGTTGTGCCATCGATGCCACGGGAGAACCCTTACCGGCGGACACCCTGGAAGCGGCTAAATCCTGCGATGCGGTGCTTCTGGGGGCGGTGGGTGGCCCCAAATGGGAAACCCTGCCGGGACATCTTCGGCCTGAACGGGCCCTCTTGGGCCTACGGGCGGGACTGGGGGTGTATGCCAACCTCAGGCCTGCCCGGCTTTTGCCTCAGCTCAAAGAGGCCTGCCCGATAAAGGAAGACGTTCTTACCGCAAGTCATCCCGAAGGAAAGGCCACCTTTGACCTCTTGATTGTGCGGGAACTGACGGGGGGACTCTACTTTGGCGAGCGGGGGCGCAGCAGCGATGGCGAATCTGCCTTTGATACGGAAACCTATTCCAAAACAGAGATTGAACGGGTGCTGCGGGCGGGCTATCGGGCCGCGGCGGTACGGCGGAAGAAGCTCTGTGTGGTGGATAAGGCGAACGTCCTTGAATCGAGCCGGCTCTGGCGGGAAGTGGCCGCCAGAGTAGCCCCCGAGTATCCCGATATCGAAACCACCTACATGTATGTGGATAACTGTGCCATGCAGCTTGTTCGGGCACCGGGGCAATTCGATGTGATTGTGACGAGCAATCTCTTTGGGGACATTCTTTCCGATGAGGCCAGCGTCCTTACCGGTTCTATCGGCATGCTTCCCTCCGCAAGCCTGGGAGACCCCGATACAAGTAACGTGAAAAATGGAAAACCCGTAACCATGGGACTCTACGAACCCATCCATGGTTCGGCGCCGGATATTGCCGGTCAGGATGTGGCCAATCCCCTGGCCACCATTTTATCGGCGGCGCTCCTGTTACGCTATTCCTTTGGGCTTGAGAAAGAGGCCCAGGCTATCGAAAAGGCGGTGGAGCTTACCCTGGATAGGGGATATCGAACGAAGGACATTGCCTCCAAAGGGGCAGGTTTAACAAAGGAGAAGATTGTGGGAACCGTTGCCATGGGCAAGGCGGTGCTGGAAGCCCTGGAAGCGGTTTCTGTGTAA